A window of the Streptomyces sp. NBC_01351 genome harbors these coding sequences:
- a CDS encoding TetR/AcrR family transcriptional regulator, translated as MTAIEQTEAARPRGTRLPRRARRNQLLGAAQEVFVAQGYHAAAMDDIAERAGVSKPVLYQHFPGKLDLYLALLDQHCEALLLAVRTALASTTDNKLRVAATMDAYFAYVEDEGGAFRLVFESDLTNEPAVRERVDRVSLQCAEAISDVIAEDTGLSKDESMLLAVGLGGVSQVVARYWLSSESPVARDTAVGLLTSLAWRGIAGFPLHGTEGGPA; from the coding sequence GTGACAGCCATCGAGCAGACCGAGGCAGCGCGTCCGCGGGGCACGCGACTGCCGCGCCGAGCCCGGCGCAACCAGCTGCTGGGCGCGGCTCAGGAGGTCTTCGTCGCGCAGGGTTACCACGCTGCCGCGATGGACGACATCGCCGAGCGCGCCGGAGTGAGCAAGCCGGTGCTGTACCAGCACTTCCCGGGCAAGCTCGACCTTTACCTGGCGCTGCTGGACCAGCACTGCGAGGCGCTGCTGCTGGCCGTGCGCACCGCGCTCGCGTCGACGACGGACAACAAGCTGCGTGTGGCCGCCACGATGGACGCGTACTTCGCGTACGTGGAGGACGAGGGCGGCGCGTTCCGGCTGGTCTTCGAGTCCGACCTGACGAACGAGCCGGCGGTGCGCGAGCGCGTCGACCGCGTCTCGCTCCAGTGCGCCGAGGCCATCTCCGACGTCATCGCCGAGGACACCGGCCTGTCCAAGGACGAGTCGATGCTGCTGGCCGTGGGCCTGGGCGGGGTCTCGCAGGTCGTGGCGCGCTACTGGCTGTCCAGCGAGAGCCCGGTGGCCCGTGACACGGCGGTCGGCCTGCTGACCTCGCTGGCGTGGCGCGGTATCGCGGGCTTCCCGCTGCACGGCACGGAGGGCGGTCCGGCCTGA